The genomic segment GATCAGGGTCACCAGTATGACCCAGCGACATCGTAGCTGTTTCCGAGGACGTGTGGCAGCTCGAAGATTGGATCGTGGAGAACGTGTGTGACATGACTAATCAGAATGCATGCCCACCTGATACTTTGTGGCGCGCATAGGGCAGTGCGCGTGCGACCTATAGAAATGCGTTCTTTAACACTTTATGCAGCCTTCGCTTTTTCAAGCCCTCTTCTGCACGTATGGAGGCATCATCAGAGCACGAGAGAAAAGTTGCTTATGCGAGATTTGATACCCCACACCACGGAATGTCGAGCCTAGCCCCATCAAAAGATAGTGCGCGAATAGACTACCACTTCTTTACGGCTGCGTCAGGGGCCACTGTGACATTGTAAACGTCCATCCATTTGCCCTCAGAGCCAGGTTTTTTCGTGACGTCATCAGCAGGGATAGTCTGGTATTGCTTACGGTATTTAGGATTAGTCTCACCGGGCTCCGTAGATGGTTTTGCTTTACACCCATCCACATAGAGACGATTCCTAGGCCAGTGTGCACCATAACCACCATCTTTTCGCTCACCACCCCAAGCCGTCAGGTTCGGATTCGTGTATGCCTCGATATGACGATTGATGTAGGCCGCCGTCGGCATATCATCTGGATCACATCCAATATCGGCTTCTGGGTCATCGGGATCCTGATATACACGTATCCAGTCCACGGCCATGACGTGAGGGAAGTACTTGGGAATGGTCTCCCAATCGACAGCACCAAACGCCCTTGACATACCAAGATTTAGAATGATGTACATGGGCTCCTTCGAAAACTGACGGTGATCCACTTTAGCCAATGGATCAGGATAGATAGCTTTAGGAAAGAGCTCCCAAGAAGGTTTGCCGTCGCATGTCCAGACCACATAGCCTTCAGGTCCGCCACGATATTCCAAAGAATACTCAGAAAAATTTCCTTCTTTAGACGTGTCTGTATCGTTGGCGGTGTACTGGTATGCACCTTGATTCGTCATGTGCGCACCACTCATCGCTTGTTGCGTGTACTCGCCAGTATAAGGATTCAACAGAGTACCTGTTTTGTTATCGAAAAAGTGATATGACGCTTTTTTCCCAAACTGCCATGTGATGTTGTACTGCCAGTTAAATGGTGCCATTTGAAATGATTGAGATACTTGACCGTATCTGAAATCATCATCCCCAGATACTTGCCCTTCAAATACATCAATTTCAGGCGCTGAGCGACCCGCAAACTCCCCATCCTTGAACGGACCTGGATGGTCTTCGCCAGGACAAGTGCACCGAGAAAGTTTTTGACCCGGTAGAAATGATATTGATGTGGAATTGTGCTTCATGTTGAAAATTGCGGCACCGCCTAGCTCCTGTGCCATAGGTGGGTAGCCATGGGGATACTTGTCATTGTACAGAGTCTGGTTCATGACAGTTCCAACATCGCAAACGTCGTAAGAGTAGGGCCACGTTCCTTCCAACGTTGCGCCATAACCTGCGCGGCCTAAGTTGCCCATCATCCAGAAAGCAGGCCAAAGACCCGAGACATTGTTGAAGCCAGGCATTTGAATCTTCGCAGTAAGGAGACCATTTCTGAAGCAAAACTTGTTCCAAGACTGCAGCATGCCACCGCGGAAATAGAGATTATGCTCGGGGTGATAATCGAGGTTAATTCTCAATGAACCGTCCTTCGTGGTAACAGAAGCGGGATCGTACCACTCATAGTTGCTAGTGGCCCAGTAATGTAAGTCAGCAGCTTCCCAAAATGGGTCTTCACCCGGATAAAAAGAACGACCATCTGTATTAAACTCGTCTGAGAACACCAGCTTGAGGCGGCGTTTTTTGTTATCACCCGTGTAAT from the Malassezia restricta chromosome II, complete sequence genome contains:
- a CDS encoding beta-glucan synthesis-associated protein KRE6; translation: MNNLPYDRHYEGVPPNGGEEDRIPADDLMRAMHSNMAESSFSLSDSPYLYGTVDPNSSRASLIPNADNSPVSPARKHDISHDASSPMLDYHHVNLDGASVTRHGHPLYTSPTSPLGYTDSVDHSESSSIMMQPPHRVLVDDDASKDSGDEVPIATLVDSYMNKSSSGFREGDTFVTNNLHGRTGYRDEDSEISDSDSELDPFPWMTMADVKESDDVIHNPDVASPKSRFEPWRAVFNLGTIFILVLSILMLFAGYPILHNYTERQNNDQLSQTMGHLQYTNPQFPSGAPLRRINNSKVTEKLDSTSPMLIDPDTPDDAYEVTSHYTGDNKKRRLKLVFSDEFNTDGRSFYPGEDPFWEAADLHYWATSNYEWYDPASVTTKDGSLRINLDYHPEHNLYFRGGMLQSWNKFCFRNGLLTAKIQMPGFNNVSGLWPAFWMMGNLGRAGYGATLEGTWPYSYDVCDVGTVMNQTLYNDKYPHGYPPMAQELGGAAIFNMKHNSTSISFLPGQKLSRCTCPGEDHPGPFKDGEFAGRSAPEIDVFEGQVSGDDDFRYGQVSQSFQMAPFNWQYNITWQFGKKASYHFFDNKTGTLLNPYTGEYTQQAMSGAHMTNQGAYQYTANDTDTSKEGNFSEYSLEYRGGPEGYVVWTCDGKPSWELFPKAIYPDPLAKVDHRQFSKEPMYIILNLGMSRAFGAVDWETIPKYFPHVMAVDWIRVYQDPDDPEADIGCDPDDMPTAAYINRHIEAYTNPNLTAWGGERKDGGYGAHWPRNRLYVDGCKAKPSTEPGETNPKYRKQYQTIPADDVTKKPGSEGKWMDVYNVTVAPDAAVKKW